CACGATAGAGCTTTATATAAGGCTTTTGCAGTTTTGCAGTAACAAGCCAATCTATTTTTTTAACGTCATCTCCTGGCTGATACTCGCGCAGCTCTACAAAATCAAAACCTTCCCCTTTAAAAAGTGAGGGATTATTGCCAGGAATTTCACTAAAAACCTGCTTTTTTGCTTTGATAAGAAGCTTTTTGATATTTTTTTGCGTCATGGAATGGGCACTGCCTCTAAAACTTTGTTGATGATAAAGTCTGCTTTGATATCTTCTGCTTCAGCCTCATAGCTCAGAATAATTCTATGGCGCAAAACATCCTTTGCTAAATATGCGATCTCAAGTGGCGTTACATGATCTTTTCCGCGCATATACGCTAGCGCCTTTGTAGCTTTAAACATATCAATACTAGCACGTGGACTTGCTCCAAAAGCAATGTATTTTGCAATTTCAGCCAAACCGTAATTTTTTGGCTCTCTTGTAGCAAAAATGAGATCAATTATATACTCTTCCACCTCTTTATCGATATGAACCTCTCTTACCTCCTCTTTAAGTTTTTCAAGATCATCTTTTGTTGCAACTGTCTCAATTTTGCCAAATGCATTGTTTGCTACGCGTCTTGCAATCTCTAATTCCTCTTCTTTTGTGTTGTAACCAACAATAAGCTTCATCATAAAGCGATCGAGCTGTGCTTCAGGCAGGTTATAAGCACCTTCTTGCTCTACAGGGTTTTGCGTAGCCATAACTAAAAATGGCCTATCTATCATAAATGTCTCATCACCAATTGTCACTTGGCGCTCTTGCATCACTTCAAGCAAGGCTGATTGCACTTTAGCTGGTGCTCTGTTGATCTCGTCAGCTAGTAAAAGATTGGTAAAGACTGGTCCATGCTTAATTTTAAACTCATTTTTTGCAGGATCATAAATTTCTGTACCTATAATATCGCTTGGCAGTAAATCTGGAGTAAACTGCACCCTTTTAAACTGTAATCCAAGTGTCTTAGCAAGGGCATTGACGGTGGTTGTCTTTGCAAGTCCTGGCACACCTTCGAGCAGGATATGCCCATCACACATGAGGCCAATAAGCAGCCCATCGATCATTCCCTCTTGGCCGACAACAACCTTTTTAACTTCATTTTTGATATTTTCTATAATAGTTCGCATACCCGTCCCCAGAAATTTTTTTGCAATTGTAGTATAAAAAAGTTAGCGACAGAGGATATTTGCTCTCACTGTATTACACTTTTTTCTATAAGCTCTTTTTCCTCTTGCGTAAGATTATAAAGATCATAAATCATTGCATCGATTTTATCTTCAAGCTCTTTTGTATCCTCACCACTCTTTTTCTTTTGGATAATCTGATCGACAATTGTTATAAAATCATCTTTGTCATCACACTTTACTATTGGCAACTGTTCAAGTTTAAACTTTTTCC
The Nitratiruptor tergarcus DSM 16512 genome window above contains:
- a CDS encoding AAA family ATPase; translation: MRTIIENIKNEVKKVVVGQEGMIDGLLIGLMCDGHILLEGVPGLAKTTTVNALAKTLGLQFKRVQFTPDLLPSDIIGTEIYDPAKNEFKIKHGPVFTNLLLADEINRAPAKVQSALLEVMQERQVTIGDETFMIDRPFLVMATQNPVEQEGAYNLPEAQLDRFMMKLIVGYNTKEEELEIARRVANNAFGKIETVATKDDLEKLKEEVREVHIDKEVEEYIIDLIFATREPKNYGLAEIAKYIAFGASPRASIDMFKATKALAYMRGKDHVTPLEIAYLAKDVLRHRIILSYEAEAEDIKADFIINKVLEAVPIP